Genomic window (Streptomyces yatensis):
TGGCTCCTCAAGCGCCGGAGGGGCTGGGTTGGCTCCGTGCCTCAGGCGTCAACGTGCGGCGGACATCCCCTGAGGTGTCGACGGCCTCGTCCCGATGACGACCGTCGCCTCCCGCTCCCCGCATTCGGCCAGTCGCGGTTCCAGGCCGTCGTCAGCGGCGATGGCGAGGGCCGAGGTCGCCTGCCGACCGCTCGTCTCGAAGAGCAGTGAGCCGCCCGGGGCCAGCCATCGGGCCGCCTCGGCGGTCACCCGGCGCAGGACATCGAGGCCGTCCACGCCACCGTCCAGTGCCACCCGCGCCTCGTGCACCCGGGCCTCCGGCGGCAGCAGCCCGACCTCCTCGGTCGGTACGTACGGGACGTTGGCCAGCAGGACGTCCACGCGGCCGCGCAACGCGCCCGGCAGCGGTTCGTAGAGATCGCCCTCGTACACCGTGCCGCCCACGGGCTCGACGTTGCGCCGCGTGCAGGCCACCGCGACGGGGTCGATATCGGCCGCGTACAGCTCCACCTCGCCAAGGGCCGAGGCCAGCGCGGCGCCCAGCGCGCCCGAACCGCAGCACAGATCGACCACCACGGCCCCGGGTCGGGCCAGTGCCACGGCCTGATCGACCAGGAACTCGGTGCGCCGGCGCGGTACGAAGACCCCGGCGTCGACGGATATCCGAAGCCCCCGGAACTCCGCCCAGCCGAGCACATGCTCCAGCGGCAGCCCGGCGGCGCGCCGCTCCACCATGGCGAGGAGTCCGGCCGGGGTACGAGCCGTGGCGAGGATCAACCGTGCCTCGTCCTCGGCGAACACACACCCTGCGGCGCGGAGCCTGGTGACGACGGCGGGGAAGGTGATGAGTGAAGGTGAAGCTGATGAAGCCGACATGGGAGCCTGGAGGCCTTTCGGAATCCTTGAGGGCACTCCCGGCAGTCAGCTATCCCGTGTATCCCTGCGGCGAGAGCACCCAGCCTGAACTGGCATTGATGGGTCTCACCTCCTCGGTGCGTACGGGCGACGGCCACACTACCCGATCAGCCCCCGCCGGGCCTCGTTGATCAAGCGCTGGGCGTCGGCCCCGAAGACGGCCGATTCGCGCAGGGTGTTCCAGGCGCGCAGATAGAGGGCGATGCTGTCGGCGTCGTTGATCCAGAGTTCCGCGTGCCAGTCCTCGACGAGCACCAGCCGCTCGTCGTGGACCCAGAATCCGTTGGCGGGCTGGATCTTCAAGGGCGCGGCGAAGGGGACGATGCCCAGCTCGACCGTGTCCAGGCCGATGACGCTCATGAGCCGGTCGAGCTGGGCTGCGAGCACCGACGGCGGGCAGACGAGGGCGCGCAAGGCGCCCTCCCACATGATGATGTGGTACCGCTTGCGCGAGTCGTACAGTCCTTCCTGGCGCTTCACCCGGGCACGGACTGCGGCCTCAATGTCTCGCGGAGACTTGTGCAGGTCGGTGTTCCGCGTGAAGACCGATCGCGCGTAGTCGGCCGTCTGGAGCATGCCCGCCACGAGACAGTTTTCCCAGATGCGCAGTGTGGCTGTGCGGTCGTGTTCAGCGGTGATCGCGTCCTGCACGGGCTTGTGTCCAGCGGCCAGTTGGCGGCGCCACGATCGGATGTGGGATTCCAGCCCGTTGAACCGGGAGAGCAGTTCCTCGGCGGCTTCCGGCTGGTCGGATGCCGTGGCCCAGGCGCGCAGATCCTCGGCTGTCGCGGTCTGGCGCCCGTTCTCCAACTTGTAGATCTTGGAGTGCGGCCAGCCCAGCCGTTCGGCGAGTTGTGGACCGGTGAGCCGACCTCCAGGGCATGACGTACGCAGTTCCCGAAGCCGCGCTCCTAGGGCCACCCGTGCTTGCTGAAAGTCAGTGCTCACCGGTCACACGCTACTTGCAACCTACGTAGTCAGTCCCGCTGCGAACGTGTCGTACCGCACGGCGTAGTGCCATGCCGCGTCACGGACTTGGAGATACCGGTTGACCGCCACCGGCTCCGTGATCAGCTCCACGTTGAGCAGGTTGTCGTCGTCATCGAAGTTGAGGAGAGCGACGAGCCGAGAGTCGAAGATCCAGAAGTCCTCTGCGGGCAGCCGCAGCCGGTCGGAATCGGCGCGCCACAGATTACGGATGTCCTCTCCCATGTCGCAGTTCCGCTTGGCGCTGTAGAGGAGGTAGCGCTGGCCGATCGTGGGCGGATCGTCCACGATGCGCACTCGCTCGCACCGCTTGCCCTGCTGAGTTTGGTTGCGGATCGTGGTGAAGAACGGATGGTAGAGGTCCAGCGGAGCCTCGCCCGTCTCGACGAACGCCTGGAAGTCAGGCGCCGTTTCATCACTCGCGAACCGGCGGCGGGTCTCCAGCCGCCAGGCGGTGTGCTCGAAGTTCTCGAAGAGCTTGCCGAAGTCATCCAGGTCGATGATGCGCGGCGGGCGAGTGGCCTCCTTGGGGCCGAAGTCGACCAGCAGTTCGCGCGGCACCACGATGGGTGTCTCGCCTTCTCCAAGGTGTTGGAGCTTGGCAACGTCCTCGGGGTCGGTAAGCGGTGTTCCGTGGATGACGATCTCTCCGCTGTCCAAGTCCTCGTGTACGGCCGGGCAGCCCCCAACGCCAGAACCCGTTCCGTTGAAGCGCAGTCGTCGCGCCATGATCACGCCCTCCCTTGTTGATCTGGACACCCCGAGCATGTCGCACTTATGGGTGCGCTCGGTATGCCTTCCCTAACCCTGCGTGAGATCAATCAAGAACATCCACCAGGGAAGCGAGAACATTCGAGAACATTGCATGGCACCCGCCAGCTGCCCCTCCCTAGCGTCCTGTTCATGCAGAACACGGCGGAAGTGGGAGAGATGCGAATCCGCGAACAGGACATCGAGGCGCTGGGTGCCGATGGCCACGCCATGGCCAGAGCCGAGGCCCAGGCCGTGGCCGATCTGCTGCGCCAGGCCCTGCATCGCCTCGGCTTCACCCCGGACGTGCCGCATGGCGTCGAAGGCGGGGAGCTGTACTGGCCGACCCTGCGGGGCGAGCTCACGGTGTCCGGCTATCCACTGGTGGCCCTGGGGCGCATCCCCCTCGACAGCGCGAATCGGCTCGCGGACGTCCTGATGCGGGCCGCGCTGGAGGAGCAGACGAAGAACGCTGCCTCGGCGTAAGCGGTACGCATCCCGCCTCCCCCATGAACCCCCGTACCAGCTGGGCCGGAGCCCTGGCAGGTCGAGCCCAGCCGGAACGGGTGCAGGTGCACCACGGCGCGAGGAGAGCCCCCGTGCCGACAGCACAGAAGGGAATCATCCCGATGCGGCTGGCAGGACACAAGGCCGTCTTATGGCAGGACCCGGAAGACGGCGACACCATGCCCGACTCCGACGCACCGTCGCCCCCTTCGGGTGGCGACTGCGGTGGCGGTGACGGCTGCGGCCGTCGATAACCCCGGTAGGCAGGGCAGTCCCGGCCATCGCGGGGGCTGCCCTCTTCCGTCAGTGAAGGCGGCACATTGCGGCACCACCACGGCTATACCTGGCTCGGCTCGGGCCACGAACTTCTCAAGGACGGCCCCCGACGCCCCCTCCATCCGGACTTCAAGCACTCCAAAGTCGTCCCCCTCGAACTCGCCCACTGGCTGCTCAAGCCCCCCACCTTCGTCCAGGCGACCTGGACCGACCCCACCCAAGCCGCCGACTGGTTCGGCGAGCGGGCCCACGAACACGCGGGCTCCTTCGCCTCCGTCCACGACCGTGCGCCCGAGACGCTGTCCGCGAGGGTCCGGAGCGCCGCCAAGGCGGTGGCGGGAGGGGAGGACGTCGCCGGAGGGTGGTACCTCACCGGGCAGCGGTTTCTCTCCGTATGTCTGATCGCCTGCGGTCCCCACCGCTTGCGCCCCGAGCTCGGCTGTCCGCAGCCGCCGCCGTGAATCAGTTCGCGAGCGTCTCGTACCGCACCCCTGTCAGCCGCTCGGACGCGGCCCACAGTCCCCGGCCCGCCGTGTCGCTGCGGGTCCACTTGGCGCGGGTCGAGCGGACGGGGGAGCCGTGCCACAGCCCCTGGAAGGGCGGGCCGAAGAAGTCGTTCTGGTGGACGTCCGGGGCGGTGGCCGCGTACAGGGTGGGGAGGGCGCCCTGGTCCGGGCTCTGGCCGAAGTAGCGGTTGCCGATTTCCATGAAGCGCTTGGTCGCCCGGCGGCCCTCCATCTTCGGGGCGGCGGTCTGGAGGTTGGTCGAGGCGTAGCCGGGGTGTGCGGCGGCGGCCACCAGGTGGGCGTTCGTCGCGCGGAGGCGGCGGGACAGCTCGTGGATGAAGAGGAGGTTGGCGGACTTGGAGCGGGAGTACGCCGTCCAACGGCGGTATCCGCGCTCCATGTTCAGATCGCGCGGGTCGACTGTCCCCAGCATGTGCATAAAGCTGGACACGCTGACCACCCGCGCCCCCGGGCCCGCCTCCAGCAGCTTCGGCAGCAGTAGCCCGGTGAGCGCGAAGTGTCCCAGGTGGTTGACGCCGAACTGCATCTCGAAGCCGTCGGCGGTGCTGCGGCGCGGGAGGGCCATCACGCCCGCGTTGTTGATGAGAAGGTCGAGCCGGTCGCCCTGGTACTCGGCCGCGAAGGTGCGTACGGACGTCAGATCCGCGAGGTCCAGCGGCGCGACCCGCACATACGCGCCCGGCGCCTGCGCCCGGATCCGCTGCGCGGCCTCGGCCCCGCGCGCCTCACTGCGGCAGGCGAGCACCACCTGCGCGCCGCGCCGTGCCAACTCCCGGGCGGTGACGAAGCCGAGGCCGCTGTTGGCGCCGGTCACCACGGCGGTGCGGCCGGTCTGATCGGGGATGTCGCTCGCGGTCCAGCCCTTCATCACGCGCTCCTTCGCGGTGTGCCCTACGCGCCGGTAGCCCCAGTGTCCGGCGACAGCCTAAGGGTGGAGTGGTGAAGGTGCGAGGCGTGTGGATCGGGATTCGAACGCCAGCGCTGCATCAGGCAGGTCCTGGTTCGTGTCGCCGCGCGAACCGCGCACGAGCAGCCTCGTGAGCGCTGCGCAGTAGCTGCACAACCGTGGGGAGTTCACGATGGTCCATCAAATCCATGAGCACGTCCGGGTAGACGTTGGCGTCCGCGTGCCGCTGGGCCCCAGAGAAGCGGGCGGTGGCCCGCGGCTCAACTCGAATGGAGTGGTGCGGGAGTCACCTCCATGTCCATGAGCGGGGCGTACTGCTGCCCGGCGTAGCAGTCGGTGTCGCGGAGGTCGCCTTGGACGGTGGGGCGGGGGAGGGAGACCTTGACGGCGAGGGCGAGGGGGTGGTTGACGACGAGGATCTGGTCGGGGTCGGCGTCGTAGAGGGTGGCGAAGAGGGCGGGGTTGAGGAAACCGGTGGCGACGAGGGCGTCGTAGGCGGCCTGGTCGTGGCACATGAAGTCGAAGGTGAGGGTGAAGGGGCCGGCGTTCTTGGAGCGGACCAGGGAGCAGTAGTCGAGCAGGGTGGTCATGGGGTTCACAGCTCCTCGGTGGTGGTGCGGAAGAGTTCGGTGGGGGCGACGCCCGTGGCGACGTGGTGGAGGGTGAAGCGGTAGAGCGGGCCCCTGTCCGTCTCGGGCGGGGAGTAGGGGTAGGCGAGGGTGGAGACCAGGCCGTCGTACTCGGGGACCGGCAGGTGGCTGCTGGCGTGGGCGACGAACGTGGCGATGGCGTGGGCGGTTGCCTGGTCGGGCGCGGTGACGGTGATGAGCACGCCGAGCTCGCGGGGAGCGAGCGGATCGGGTTCGCTGCCGCCGAGGACCGCGCCGGCGCCGTAGAGGCGGTAGTCGATGTCCACGTCGGCGGGGTCGACCGTTCCGCCGAAGACGTCGAGGATTTTCGCCTCGAAGTACTCCTTGGCCATCGGCACCAGCTTGGGCAGGGCGTCGATGACGACACGGTCGCGCACACCGCCGAAGACGACGGTCTGGTAGCCGATGAGTTCGGCGCCCTCGAGCTTGTTGGTGTAGTCGTCGGCCGGCAGGTAGCGGGCGCCGCGGACGCGGACGGTCCGCTCGTCGACCGCCTCGTAGGTGGCCCCGGTGGTGTCGAGTACGCCCGAGGGTTCGGCGACACGGTACGGGTCGGTGTTCTCGTACAGCGTGTGGGCGGCGACGGAGCGGGGGGTCAGACGGGTGCCGTCGGCGAGGGTGGTCACGTCGAAGTGGTCCTCGCGCAACGTGGCGAGCAGCCCGTTGGCGGACGGCGGGATCGCGCAGGCGGCACCGCATTCGATGGTCTTGGCCATATGCCAGGTCAGGCCCGGGTCGGCGCCCCGCAGCTGCGGGACGGCGGCGAACAGGGCGGTGTCGCTGGCACGTCCGGCGAGGATCACCTCGCAGCCGTCGCGCAGGGCGTCCTGGAGGGGTTCGATGCCCATCATGGCGACGGTGTGGCCGCGGTCGAACAGGTCGCGGTCGATGGCGGGCGCATGGGGAAGCGGCCGGATCCTGCCCGCGTCATACAGGTCGCGCAGGCGCTGGGCGGGCTGGTCGGAGTAGATCAGGCCGAGCTTGAAGCTCAGGTTCTCCTCCGCGGCGATGGAGCGGGCGATGGCGGCGACCCAGTCGACACCGTCGTCGCGGCCCGAGGTGCCGCAGGAGCCGATGATCAGCGGTACGCCGAGCTCGTCGCGGGCCCTGAGCAGCAGGCGCAGATCGCGGGTGACGGCCTGGGCGGACAGCTTCGGGGTGCCCGAGCCCAGGGCGGCGGGGCCGGAGTCGGTGGAGCCGGCGTCGCAGGCGATCACGTCCGGCAGGGCGGCGACGCCGCGGGCGAAGGCGTCGGTGTCGAACCCGGCGCCGAGCGCGCCGGTCGGGGCCAGGATGCGGAGTTCCATGAAAGTGGTGCCTTTCATCGTGCGGGAAGAGGGGATCTCGGCCGGTCAGGCGGCGGCGCCGTCGGTGGCGCCGTCGGTGGCGCGGTCGGGTGCGCGGCGGACCAGGCGGGTGAAGACGAGGAAGGTGACGCCGGCGAACACCGCGGCGTTCAGGTCCATATAGCGCCAGCGGGTCAGGTCGATCGTGGTGCCGAGGATCGCCGGGCCCAAGGCCATCCCGGACGCCGAGGCGATCGTGTAGAGCGTGGTGTAGGTGCCCAGCACCTTCTGGGTCGGTGCCAGGTTCCACAGCGCGACCAGCGCGTTGACGGCGAACGAGGTGTATCCGAGCGAGCAGAGCACCATCGAGGTGATCGTGCCGGGCACGGTCGGCACCGTGAACCCGAGGAGCAGGCCCGCGATGAACAGCCCGACGCCGTACCGCATCGCGCGCAGCTGCCCGAGCCGGTTGGAGGCGTACGCGATCGGCAGCACGCAGACGAGGAACGCCACCGCCCCCGGCAGGGCCAGACCGGCCGCCTCGCCGCGGGTCAGACCGAGCACCTCCGTGCCGTAGGGGGTCATGAGCGAGCGCAGCGCGGACCACATGCCGGCGAAGCAGAAGATGCCGACCATCAGCAGCAGGGTCGGGCTGGACGGCGAACGCAGCGCGTCCTTCAGCACCGCCCACGGGGAGGCGAACTCCCGCTCGGGGGCGGCCTTCTCCTCCTCGTCCTCCGGCAGCAGCACGGCGGTGTGACGGCGCCCGAGGAACGCCCATGACAGCCCCAGCATGATCAGCATCAGCAGCGGCGGTATGGCGAACGCGAGGCGGAGGGACCGGTCGACGACGAGCAGGCTGATCAGGGAGGACACGACGATGGTCAGGCTGACGCCGGCCTTGATGAAGCCCTGCGCCTTGCTGCGGTTGGACGGCGCGACGTAGTCGGACACCAGGGTCTCGGTAACGCCCTTGAACGCGTTGGCGATCGCGGCGAAACCGACCACGCACACCATCAGGGTGGGAAGGGTCGTCGCCCAGGGGATGAGGACGAACGGCACGGTCGCGGCCGCGGCCCCGATCAGCACGATCGGCCACCGGCCGGTGCGGCGGCGGGCGAGCTTGTCGGAGAGGAACCCGACGGACGGCTGCGTGAAGATGCCCCAGGAGTGGTCCAACCCCATGATCAGGCCGACCACGCCCGCGGAGGTGAAGTAGTGCCGCAGCTGCTCGGGAACCTGGGTGTCGTAGAAGTTCCACACCGCTTCTTGTGCGAAGACGGCGAGGGCCACCCACAGCACGGCGTTGCGGTTCATGTGGTCGCCGGGTGCCGGGCGGGGGAGGGTGCTCACCGAGCCGGGCGGGGATATGGGGGGAGTTTCGGGCATCGCGAGGACTCCTGTGCTACATGCTATAGCAAGTGAGGGAAGGGGCTGCCCGCCGGAGCGCGCGCTATGCGCCCAGGGGGCGGGGGTCGGTCTTCAGGTCGGTCGGCCGTTGGAGTCGCGGGGGGCTGCTGGAGCTTGGAGTCTTGAGTCGGTCGCCGCAGCCCGGGGTCGGTCGGCGGGGTTCGGGGTCGGTCGGCGGAGCCCGGGGTCGGCCGCCGAAGTTCGGGGTCAGTCGGCGGAGTTCGGGGTCAGCCGCCGGAGAGCTGGACGAGTGCGGCGCGGTGGTGCCGCGCGGCGAGCTCCTCGGCGCGCTCCTCGTCCCGTTCGAGAAGCGCGTCCAGGAGCTGGCGGTGCTCGTGGTAACGGGCGCGGAACGCCTCGGCGTGCTCGGGTGCGAGCTTCATGGTGAGGTCGAACCGCTCCTCGTAGCTGAAGGCCCTCGCCTGGCCGAGCAGGCCTTCCAGGACGGGGTTGCCCACGCACGACTCGACCTGGCGATGGAAGAGCCGCAGCTTGTGGAAGACGGCCGCGAGCCGCTCGGACACATCGGCGTCCAACCCCTCCTCGGCGACGGTCTGTTCGATCCCCGCGGTGATCTGGTCGGTCTGGGCCAGCAAGGAGACCAGGTCGGTGAGTTGCTGGGCGGTGGCGTTACGGGCGGCGAGCCGGGCCATCAGGGCGGACAGCCGGACCTCGGCCTCGACGATCTCGGAGCGGGCGGCCGAGGAATGGTCGGCGATCCGCAGGGCCCGGGGGCCGACGCGCTCGACGACCTTCTCATGCACCAGCTGGCGCAACGCCTCGCGGACGGGGGTGGGGCTCACTCCGAGCCGGGCGGCGAGATCGCGCTCGGTGATCTTCTCGCCCGGCCGCAGGATGCCCTCACGGATCGCGTCCCTCAGCCGCCGGTATGCCTGGTCGGCCAGCGACACGGTTTCCACGGGGCCGAGGGCGTCAGTGCTCATGGCGGTAAGAGTGCTCCTGCTATAGCAAATAGTCAAGAGCGTGAAGCGGGTAGCTGGATGGTCGGTCCCATGAGCGATGATCTGCCCATGGCGGATTCGACGGGGGAGGACGGGGGACGTCCGATGGCGACCGGTGCGTGGACGGCTGTGGATGACCGACGCGTGGTGCCCGCGCTGGGCGGGCTCATCGACGGCACGGGAATGTGGCGGCCCGGGGCGCTGGCCTGCATCGAGCGGACCGGCGGCTTTCTGACCGGGACGTGGGATCCCCAGGGACCACAGGGACCCGGGGGCGAGGGAGAGGGCGCGGACGGGCCCGGGATCGCCGGGGAAGGGTCGTGGCTGCGGTTCATCGGGCGGATCGGGGCCGTGGCGCTCCGCGCCGCCGTCGCGTCCACGCGCCCCGAGCGGCGCGAGCGGCTGCTGGCGCTGCTGGAGATGTGGGCGGAGAGCCCGTTCGCCGATCCGGCCGCCCGGCTGCGCACCGGGATCGTGGTCACCGAGCGGGCCGCGGTGCGGGACGAGCGCGGGGCGGCCGTCAGCGTGGGGTGGCCCCGTGAGGGGCGGCGCAGCTTCGTCGAGCTGCGGACGGGGGACGCGGAGCCGCCGAGGCTGGGGGAGATCGAGGAGGTGCGGGAGGCGCCGCGCGGCTGGGGGAGTCGTGAGCAACTGCGGCGGCTGGTGGCGCTGGTGCGGGAGCGCGGGCCCGCGCCGTGGGACAAGGAGGCCGTGGCCCTGCTGCGGGAGCGTACGGGCCTGGGGCGCCCCGCCGCGGCCCTCGCGCTCGCCGGGCTCCTGGAGCGGATGTACGTCCCGTTCCTGGACGCCGATGAGCGGGCGACACTGCGGCTGAAGGTCGCCGAGGCCGAGGACGGCGCGGCCGAACTGGCCCGGCTGACCTCGCTGGAGCGGCTGGAGCTGCTGGCCGATGTGCTGCCCGAGGACCCGGCCGAGCTGTGGGAGCCGGGCGGCATGCGGGGAGTGGCGGAGCGGCTCGCCGCAGCGTGGCAGGCGCGGCGCGGCCGGCGGACCGTGGTGCCCGAGCGCACGCTCAAAGCGGTCGTCGAGCTGCAGCTGCTCCGCGTATCGGCGGCCGAGTTCTGCGCCGCGTTCACCCACCCCGCCGCCGAACCCGGGCTCAGCGCGCCCCTTGACACCTGGCTCAAGAACAGCGAGCACGGCCCGCTGCTCACCGACGCCCGGTGGGACATCATGCGGTTCCAGGACCGCCTGCGCTCCGTCGTGCCGCACCTGTCCTGGGTCTACGCCGAACTCCCCGCCGGCGACCCGGTCCGCGAGGGGGTGCCCGGCCTGGTGCGGCTGCTCCTCGAGCGGCTGGACCACCCGGGGCTGCTGCTGCGCGCCGGATTCCCGGCCGGTTCCGGGCGTACGGTCGCCGATCTCCAGGAGCGGTTCGGGTTCCGGCCGTACGCGGGTCCGGAGCGGCTGGATGTCGCGAGCATCGACGACGGGCTCACCGTCATCACGGACGGCATGGTCAGCCGCAGGAGGGATCGATCCCCGCCCCGGGTGTACTTCCGCCCCGCGTACTACGGCGATGACGAGCGGTCCAGGGCCCTGGCGGAGGCCACATCCGGCTCCGGCCGGGAGGATCTCCCCCTCGTCGAGTGGCTGCGCGGTCCGGCCTGCGCGCGCATCGTCGAGCGGATCGAGAGCGCCCCGCTGCCGCCCGGCGCGTACGAGTCGAACCCGGCGGCCTCCGCGCCCGACCTCGTGGCGCGCGTCGCCGACACGCTCGGCCTC
Coding sequences:
- a CDS encoding putative protein N(5)-glutamine methyltransferase, whose translation is MSASSASPSLITFPAVVTRLRAAGCVFAEDEARLILATARTPAGLLAMVERRAAGLPLEHVLGWAEFRGLRISVDAGVFVPRRRTEFLVDQAVALARPGAVVVDLCCGSGALGAALASALGEVELYAADIDPVAVACTRRNVEPVGGTVYEGDLYEPLPGALRGRVDVLLANVPYVPTEEVGLLPPEARVHEARVALDGGVDGLDVLRRVTAEAARWLAPGGSLLFETSGRQATSALAIAADDGLEPRLAECGEREATVVIGTRPSTPQGMSAAR
- a CDS encoding helix-turn-helix domain-containing protein: MSTDFQQARVALGARLRELRTSCPGGRLTGPQLAERLGWPHSKIYKLENGRQTATAEDLRAWATASDQPEAAEELLSRFNGLESHIRSWRRQLAAGHKPVQDAITAEHDRTATLRIWENCLVAGMLQTADYARSVFTRNTDLHKSPRDIEAAVRARVKRQEGLYDSRKRYHIIMWEGALRALVCPPSVLAAQLDRLMSVIGLDTVELGIVPFAAPLKIQPANGFWVHDERLVLVEDWHAELWINDADSIALYLRAWNTLRESAVFGADAQRLINEARRGLIG
- a CDS encoding DUF6879 family protein, coding for MARRLRFNGTGSGVGGCPAVHEDLDSGEIVIHGTPLTDPEDVAKLQHLGEGETPIVVPRELLVDFGPKEATRPPRIIDLDDFGKLFENFEHTAWRLETRRRFASDETAPDFQAFVETGEAPLDLYHPFFTTIRNQTQQGKRCERVRIVDDPPTIGQRYLLYSAKRNCDMGEDIRNLWRADSDRLRLPAEDFWIFDSRLVALLNFDDDDNLLNVELITEPVAVNRYLQVRDAAWHYAVRYDTFAAGLTT
- a CDS encoding oxidoreductase; amino-acid sequence: MKGWTASDIPDQTGRTAVVTGANSGLGFVTARELARRGAQVVLACRSEARGAEAAQRIRAQAPGAYVRVAPLDLADLTSVRTFAAEYQGDRLDLLINNAGVMALPRRSTADGFEMQFGVNHLGHFALTGLLLPKLLEAGPGARVVSVSSFMHMLGTVDPRDLNMERGYRRWTAYSRSKSANLLFIHELSRRLRATNAHLVAAAAHPGYASTNLQTAAPKMEGRRATKRFMEIGNRYFGQSPDQGALPTLYAATAPDVHQNDFFGPPFQGLWHGSPVRSTRAKWTRSDTAGRGLWAASERLTGVRYETLAN
- a CDS encoding DUF4387 domain-containing protein — translated: MTTLLDYCSLVRSKNAGPFTLTFDFMCHDQAAYDALVATGFLNPALFATLYDADPDQILVVNHPLALAVKVSLPRPTVQGDLRDTDCYAGQQYAPLMDMEVTPAPLHSS
- a CDS encoding acyclic terpene utilization AtuA family protein, which codes for MELRILAPTGALGAGFDTDAFARGVAALPDVIACDAGSTDSGPAALGSGTPKLSAQAVTRDLRLLLRARDELGVPLIIGSCGTSGRDDGVDWVAAIARSIAAEENLSFKLGLIYSDQPAQRLRDLYDAGRIRPLPHAPAIDRDLFDRGHTVAMMGIEPLQDALRDGCEVILAGRASDTALFAAVPQLRGADPGLTWHMAKTIECGAACAIPPSANGLLATLREDHFDVTTLADGTRLTPRSVAAHTLYENTDPYRVAEPSGVLDTTGATYEAVDERTVRVRGARYLPADDYTNKLEGAELIGYQTVVFGGVRDRVVIDALPKLVPMAKEYFEAKILDVFGGTVDPADVDIDYRLYGAGAVLGGSEPDPLAPRELGVLITVTAPDQATAHAIATFVAHASSHLPVPEYDGLVSTLAYPYSPPETDRGPLYRFTLHHVATGVAPTELFRTTTEEL
- a CDS encoding MFS transporter; amino-acid sequence: MPETPPISPPGSVSTLPRPAPGDHMNRNAVLWVALAVFAQEAVWNFYDTQVPEQLRHYFTSAGVVGLIMGLDHSWGIFTQPSVGFLSDKLARRRTGRWPIVLIGAAAATVPFVLIPWATTLPTLMVCVVGFAAIANAFKGVTETLVSDYVAPSNRSKAQGFIKAGVSLTIVVSSLISLLVVDRSLRLAFAIPPLLMLIMLGLSWAFLGRRHTAVLLPEDEEEKAAPEREFASPWAVLKDALRSPSSPTLLLMVGIFCFAGMWSALRSLMTPYGTEVLGLTRGEAAGLALPGAVAFLVCVLPIAYASNRLGQLRAMRYGVGLFIAGLLLGFTVPTVPGTITSMVLCSLGYTSFAVNALVALWNLAPTQKVLGTYTTLYTIASASGMALGPAILGTTIDLTRWRYMDLNAAVFAGVTFLVFTRLVRRAPDRATDGATDGAAA
- a CDS encoding GntR family transcriptional regulator codes for the protein MSTDALGPVETVSLADQAYRRLRDAIREGILRPGEKITERDLAARLGVSPTPVREALRQLVHEKVVERVGPRALRIADHSSAARSEIVEAEVRLSALMARLAARNATAQQLTDLVSLLAQTDQITAGIEQTVAEEGLDADVSERLAAVFHKLRLFHRQVESCVGNPVLEGLLGQARAFSYEERFDLTMKLAPEHAEAFRARYHEHRQLLDALLERDEERAEELAARHHRAALVQLSGG